CACGTCGCCGCTGAAGCAGATCTCGGACCCCACCAGCAGCGTCGAGCCCGGCGAGTGGCCCGGCGCGTGGCGCGGGACGAACTGCTCCCCCGCGATCTCGAGGGCCTCTCCGTTACAAAGGTGGCGCAGGTCCTTGATGGGGGTCATGTTCTTCGCGTCGAAGAGAATCTTCGACTTCTCGGAGACGCCGTCGCCCGCGTCGAGCATGAACTCGTCGTTCGGGTGGATGTACACCGGCACCTGGTAGCGGGCGGCCAGGGTCCCCGCGTCGCGGGTGTGGTCGATGTGGCCGTGGGTGAGCACGATCTGCACCGGCTCGAGCCCGGTCTCGTCGAAGAACTCCACGAGCTTTGCTGCCGCGTGCATGCCCGGGTCGATCACCGTGACTTTGTTGTCGAGCGCGTCGTAGACCAGGTAGCAGTTGGTTTGGTAGGGGCCGGTGGCGAAGCCGCGAATCTCCATGAGTTCTTCCTTCTTGGTTGTTTCTCGCGTTGACAGTCTAGGCTTTAGCGTCGACAAGCCAAAAGCGTAAAGCCCCCGTTCCGCGAAAGAAACGAGGGCGTAGGAAGCGCCGCTTACAGTGCCTTGAGCGCTGCCTCGTAGTCGGGCTCGGTGGTGATCTCGTCAACCAGCTGCACGTGCTTGACGACGCCTTCGGCGTCCGCCACCACGACGGAGCGGGCCAGAAGCCCCTTGAGCGGGGAATCCAGCAGCGTCACGCCGAAGTCCTTGCCGAAGGTCGAGCGGAACGCAGACGCGCTGACCACGTTCTCGATGCCCTCCGCGCCGCAGAAGCGAGCCTGGGCGAAGGGGAGATCCTCGGAGACGCACAGCACGACGGTGTTCTCCAGCGCGGCGGCCTCCTCGTTGAAGCGGCGCACCGACTGCGCGCACACGCCGGTGTCGATGGACGGGAAGATGTTGAGGATGATCTGCTTGCCCTCGAAGTCGGCGCCTGTGACCTCGGCGAGGTCGGTGCCGACGAGCGCGAAGGCGGGCAGCTGGGAGCCGACGGCGGGAAGCTCGCCGATGGTGGACACGGTGGTGCCTTGGAAGTGAGTATTAGCCATGCCTCACATCTTAGGAATCGCGGCCAGTGGCCGCCACAAATAATCTCCTGGAGTGCGCTCTCGCGGGCACTCGCGGGCGCGGGCACCCGTAGCGATTGCTCCCGCCCGGCGCCCCGCAGGTAGACTCGTGGGGAGTTTGTCTGTACATCCCCGCGGTGCGCGGGTCTTTCCCCGAGCGCCGGATGCGAGAACTAGAGGTTTAACAAGGTGAGTTCGAACAAGGAACGCCGCGAGCAGTCGCTGCGCGCGCTGGAGAAAGAGATCAAGTCTCGCGACCGCGCGGAGAAGACTCGCCCGCTCGGCGTCGCCGCTGCCGCGGCCGTGGCCATCGCCGTCATCGTCGGCGGCATCGTCTATCTGAACAATCAGAGCAATGACAACAAGGCGGAGAACACCGCCGCGGCCACCACGTCGGCCACCGCCGACTACCAGCCGCTCGCGCTCACCCGCTCTCAGCCGCTTGGCGACACCGTCACCTGCTCCTACCCCGCCTCCGGCACCGCCGCTAAGGCCGTCGACGCCCCGGCCACCGAGAACGTCTCCGCGACGGGCACCGTCACCGTCACGCTGCAGACCAACAAGGGCGACATCCCCATGGAGCTCGACCGCAGCGTCTCCCCGTGCACGGTCAACGCCGTCGAGCACCTCGCGCAGGCCGGCTACTACGACGACACCGTCTGCCACCGCCTGACCACCCAGGGCATCTACGTACTCCAGTGCGGCGACCCGACCGGCCAGGGCAGCGGCGGCCCGGGCTTCCAGTTCGCCAACGAATACCCGACCGACGAGGCCACTGACACCAATACCCCGGTGATCTACCCGCGCGGCTCGATCGCGATGGCCAACGCTGGCCAGGACACGAACGGCTCGCAGTTCTTCCTCAACTACCAGGATTCCCCGCTGCCGCCGATGTACACCTACTTCGGCCAGATCAGCGACACGGGCCTTGCCAGCCTCGACTCCATCGCCGCCGCGGGCGTGCAGGATGGCGGCTCCGACGGCGCGCCCGCCGAGGAGGTCCGCATCACCAAGGCTGTGGTCGCGAGCTAGCTGAATTTCGATCGTTTTCTAAATACCGGAGACGGGGTTACCGTTTCCGGTATTTTTTACCCCCGCAACTGCTTTTGTGCAGCTAATTAAGGTGACGGGGGCGAAACGTGGATTAATCAGCGGCGATGCATCAAAGGTGGTCGCACCGTTCCAGTAGTTTGCCCTCTCACGCTCTTCTCACTTGATTCTTATGTTCAGGTGGTGCCGCGCCACCGTTGCGCGAAGGGGGATTATGAGTTAGCATGTCCGAGAAATTTAAACCCCCTCCTCGAAGGACATTTCATGAAGCTGTTTTCCCGCAAGGCACTCCTGTCTGTCGCCACCGCCACCGCTCTGACCGCTGGCTCCCTCTCCGCTCCGGCCTTCGCGCAGGACAACACCCCAGTCACGACCACCCAGGGTTCCGCGAACCTCGGCTCCTCCACCACCACCGATACCGCCGCGACAGATGAAACGGGCACCGACCCTGGGGCCGCCTCTAACGCCTCCTCCGACCTGCTCGCTGGCTCCTCCGATTCCAACGGCAAGATCGATCCGAAGCAGATCGCCGCTTGGATCTCCATCGTCGGCACCGTCATCTCCGTGCTCACCGCAGCCGTGACCTTCGCCGCTAAGGTTGGCAGCCTCTCCAAGTAATCCAAGGCTCGCTGACGATCCTTGCGTTATCCCTTCGCTGCGCTTAGCGCGCGGAGGGATTTCTCATACCTGTATCCCGCGCCCCTTCTCCCACCGCCGCTCCCCGGGAGTGCGCGCGAAAAGGGGTAGGCGCGGGGTCATCCGAAACCTGCGAATTTGCTTGCCTTGGCTCGACATTGGGGGCATCGCTACTAACGTGTCCCTTGTTGTCTTCTCCTATCGCCATCGTTGAAAGAAAGTTGAAGGAATACTCCTCATGAAGCTGATGAACCGCACCTCGCTCGTCGCCGTCGCCACCTCCGTGGCCCTTACTTCCGGCGCGCTCGCCGCGCCCGCGATGGCTCAGTCCTCCGACGCCTCCGCCGCATCCGACACCACCGTGAGCACCGTCGACTCGGCCGCTGATACCGCCGGTACCTCGACCTCCTCGAACATCGTCTCCTTCGTGGACACCCTCGCAACTTCCTCCAAGCAGATCACCGACTCAGACGCCTACAAGTGGTTCACTGTTGCCGCTGCGGTGCTAAGCGTCGTTGCTGCAGGCATCACCTTCGCCCTGCGCATTCAGTCGCTCATCTAGTACCTCAGTTCCCGCGATTAAATGAGCAAAGAGCATCCGAGAATTCCTCCCGGATGCTCTTTTTGCTTCCTTTGAATGTCGTCGCTTGTGGCTCGAGCCTAGCCGCCGGTGGTCACACGGTAGACGTCGAACACGCCCTCCGTGTTGCGTAGCTGCGTCATGAGCGCACCCAGCTGCTTGGTGTCGGAGACGCTGAAGGTGAAGCGCACGGTGGCCACGTGGTCCTCGGAGGCGTGGGAGTTCATCGACACCACGGACACCTTCTGCTCGTTGATAACGCGGGTGAGCTCCATGAGCAGGCCGTTGCGGTCAAGTGCCTCTAGCTGCAGGGTCGCGGCGAACACGGAACCGCCCTCGGCCGCCCAGGAGACGGAGATGAGGCGCTCGGGCTCGTCGCGCAGCTTGTCGGCGTTGGTGCAGTCCGTTCGGTGCACGGAGACGCCGCCGCCGCGGGTGACGAACCCGAAGATGTCGTCGCCGGGCACCGGCATGCAGCACTTGGCCAGCTTGGCCATGACGTCGGGGCTGCCCTCCACGAGGATGCCGTTCTCGTCGGAGACCTGCTGCTTCTGCCCCACCAGCTCGCTGAACGGGGTGCGGGAGACGAGGGTGTCCTCGGCCTCGTCGGCATCGCCGAAGGCTGCCATGAGACGGTTGGCCACGTGCTGGGCCGAGACCGACCCGGAGCCGATGGCGGTGTAGAGGGCGTCGACGTCCGGGTAGTGCAGC
This is a stretch of genomic DNA from Corynebacterium vitaeruminis DSM 20294. It encodes these proteins:
- a CDS encoding MBL fold metallo-hydrolase, with amino-acid sequence MEIRGFATGPYQTNCYLVYDALDNKVTVIDPGMHAAAKLVEFFDETGLEPVQIVLTHGHIDHTRDAGTLAARYQVPVYIHPNDEFMLDAGDGVSEKSKILFDAKNMTPIKDLRHLCNGEALEIAGEQFVPRHAPGHSPGSTLLVGSEICFSGDVLFRGSIGRTDLVQSSPEDMQVTLRDVVLPLDDALQVLPGHGGTTTIRAERMTNPFLQAFRD
- the tpx gene encoding thiol peroxidase; amino-acid sequence: MANTHFQGTTVSTIGELPAVGSQLPAFALVGTDLAEVTGADFEGKQIILNIFPSIDTGVCAQSVRRFNEEAAALENTVVLCVSEDLPFAQARFCGAEGIENVVSASAFRSTFGKDFGVTLLDSPLKGLLARSVVVADAEGVVKHVQLVDEITTEPDYEAALKAL
- a CDS encoding peptidylprolyl isomerase; the protein is MSSNKERREQSLRALEKEIKSRDRAEKTRPLGVAAAAAVAIAVIVGGIVYLNNQSNDNKAENTAAATTSATADYQPLALTRSQPLGDTVTCSYPASGTAAKAVDAPATENVSATGTVTVTLQTNKGDIPMELDRSVSPCTVNAVEHLAQAGYYDDTVCHRLTTQGIYVLQCGDPTGQGSGGPGFQFANEYPTDEATDTNTPVIYPRGSIAMANAGQDTNGSQFFLNYQDSPLPPMYTYFGQISDTGLASLDSIAAAGVQDGGSDGAPAEEVRITKAVVAS